The DNA region TGGGGAGTGCCGATGTGGGAGACAATTCTTCCGCCGGCAAGTTTTCTTTGGGTTGCGATTTTTGCGGCCTGGCCGATTTTACCCAGCTCACGGATTTTTATCATGTGCAGGATATCATAGTTTCCCCGGAGAAAGAGATCGGCGTTGTTGTTAAGACGCAGCACCGATTTTCTGGTTACCGGCTCAGGGTTGGCGCTTAAAGCCGCAGTCGACCAGACAGCGGCGGCGAAAAATGCCGGGACAAACAGGGCGGATACATATTTCAGGACTGTGCGGCTCATGCGAACCTCCGGATTTGGTAAATGTTATTTAACTTTCTGTCATTTGGTAGATTTTAAAAAATTACTTCGTTATTACACCATTAGATCCTGAAACGAGTTCAGGATGACACGTGTCATGCCGAACTTGTTTCGGCATCTATCAATTTATCAAGGTTTTCGCAAGCCTTTAGAAAGACAAATAAGCAGTTTTGTCCCTGAAACATATTTACTGAAAAAAAGAAAAGGTGTCAAGGTTTAAAAAACATAAAAATAATTGTTGCATTTACTTTATTGACAGTATATTTTATGACTGTATGGTCAGTCATATATTGTACGATACAATCTCATACACTTTTGATATTTTCTGCACCCAACAGTGAAAGGAGGCGCAATGGAGCTTAAAACCAATTCGATGGAGGAAAATCTACCCCGCCGGGAACGTGAAAAAGCAGCGCACCGTAAGGAAATCATGGAAGCAGCGATACGGGTTTTCGCCCGGCGCGGCGTGCAAGCAGCAACCCTGGACGAGGTGGCGCAGGAAGCGGAGTTTTCCAAGGGAACCATTTATCTCTATTTTTCAAGCAAGGAGGATTTATTGTTCAATATCCTCCATAATCTGAGCCAGAATATGATTACTACGTTCCGGGAGACAATCAGCGGAAAGAGAAGCTTTAAGGAAGAACTCCATAACCTTTTCGTTTCGATTGCAGAATTTTCGTTCAACTACAAGGATCATATGAAGATAGTTACCGGGCAGCATGTGGCCGGTTTCAATGCTCTTTCCAGGGAAGGCTGCGAAAAGCTTTCGAAAATGCATAATGAAATGGTAAAAATTATCCTGGACCGCGCGAGGGAGGCATACCGGAATGGCGAATTACGGGACCTCCCGCTGGAAGCGATAACCTCGATGATCCATGGCTCTCTCGATGGAATGGCTATTTCAAGGTGGAATTTCGAGAATCTGGAAGAAGCAAAACAGGCGGTAAGCGTATTTATTGATATTCTTTTCAACGGGATCGGGAAGGGAAAGGAGAAAAAATCTTGAAAGATGTAATGCTCATCGTTTCAGTCGCTTTATTGACCGCGCTTGAGATACAAACCGGATGGTCACAGGAAAGTTATGAAGGTTTGACACAAGACAAGGCGGTAACAGTGGCTCTTCAGAAAAACCGGGATTTGCTGAACGCTAAAGACGAGGTGCAGAAATCCGATTACCGTATCACCGAGGCGGCTTCCGGTGCTTTTCCACAGATTACCGGAAGCTGGAACTACAATCGAAACCTTAAACCTCAGGTGTTTGTCATCACTTTTCCGGACAGCACCGGGAAACTGACCCAAAACCGTTTGAAGATCGGCACCGACAACTCCGCGAACCTGGGAGTGAATCTGACCCAGCCCCTGTATGTAGGCGGGAAAGTAGGCACCGCCCTTCAGGCGGCAAAGATATACAGGAATCTTTCCGGAGAGACCGCCCGGGCGGTGAAACAGAATGTCATCCTGGGAGTATCCCAGGCTTTCAACAGCGCCCTTTTGGCCAAGGAACTGCAGAATATCGCTTCTGAATCTCTGGAACAGGCCCGGAAGCACCTGGAGAATGTGGAGCATCTCAAGGCTGCCGGTGCCGCTACCGAATATGATCTCCTCAGGGCGAGGGTCAATGTTTCGAACATGAAACCAAAACTTCTTGAAGCGGAAAATAATGTCACCCTCTCTCTTTTGAAATTAAAGCAGACCATGGGTGTAGATCCCTATGCCTCGATATCACTAACCGGAGTGTTCACCGAGCCGGATACCACGCTCCTGGCTCTGGCAGAGGCGCGCACCGCTTTGGAAAAAAGGCCTGAGATTAAAATCGGAAAGTACACGACCGATCTTCAGGAAAAAAATGTGCAGGTGGTAAAGGCCGATTTTTTCCCCACTCTAACTGCCGGAACTTCTTTTGCTTTCATGGGGAACTTTGACACATTCAGGTATAATGCGAGAGAATGGAATCCTTACTGGTTCGCTACTTTGAACCTCTCATTTCCCATTTTTGACGGTCTCAGGAATTACTCCAAATACCGTCAGGCCAAAATCGATTACCTGAAATCCAGGACCGACTATCTGAAAACACGGGATTCGGTGGTGATCGAAGTCTACGAAGGGGTTTTGAACCTGAAAATGGCTTTAAAACAGATTGAAAGCCAGAAAATGAATATTCAGGAAGCGCAAAGGGCGGTAGAACTTTCCGTATCTCTCTTTTCGAACGGCAAGGCCACCCAGTTGGAGGTACTCGATGCCCAGCTTGCTCTGGAGGTGGCCAGAACCAACATGGCCAGCGCACTTTATAACGGCACTGTGGCAGCGATTGTACTCAGGAAAAGCCTCGGTCTTCTCGACTTGGAT from Candidatus Latescibacter sp. includes:
- a CDS encoding TetR/AcrR family transcriptional regulator is translated as MELKTNSMEENLPRREREKAAHRKEIMEAAIRVFARRGVQAATLDEVAQEAEFSKGTIYLYFSSKEDLLFNILHNLSQNMITTFRETISGKRSFKEELHNLFVSIAEFSFNYKDHMKIVTGQHVAGFNALSREGCEKLSKMHNEMVKIILDRAREAYRNGELRDLPLEAITSMIHGSLDGMAISRWNFENLEEAKQAVSVFIDILFNGIGKGKEKKS
- a CDS encoding TolC family protein, which codes for MKDVMLIVSVALLTALEIQTGWSQESYEGLTQDKAVTVALQKNRDLLNAKDEVQKSDYRITEAASGAFPQITGSWNYNRNLKPQVFVITFPDSTGKLTQNRLKIGTDNSANLGVNLTQPLYVGGKVGTALQAAKIYRNLSGETARAVKQNVILGVSQAFNSALLAKELQNIASESLEQARKHLENVEHLKAAGAATEYDLLRARVNVSNMKPKLLEAENNVTLSLLKLKQTMGVDPYASISLTGVFTEPDTTLLALAEARTALEKRPEIKIGKYTTDLQEKNVQVVKADFFPTLTAGTSFAFMGNFDTFRYNAREWNPYWFATLNLSFPIFDGLRNYSKYRQAKIDYLKSRTDYLKTRDSVVIEVYEGVLNLKMALKQIESQKMNIQEAQRAVELSVSLFSNGKATQLEVLDAQLALEVARTNMASALYNGTVAAIVLRKSLGLLDLDS